A single Theropithecus gelada isolate Dixy chromosome 7b, Tgel_1.0, whole genome shotgun sequence DNA region contains:
- the ARRDC4 gene encoding arrestin domain-containing protein 4, translating to MGGEAGCAAAVGAEGRVKSLGLVFEDERKGCYSSGETVAGHVLLEASEPVALRALRLEAQGRATAAWGPSAGPCASASASALAVFSEVEYLNVRLSLREPPAGEGIILLQPGKHEFPFRFQLPSEPLVTSFTGKYGSIQYCVRAVLERPKVPDQSVKRELQVVSHVDVNTPALLTPVLKTQEKMVGCWFFTSGPVSLSAKIERKGYCNGEAIPIYAEIENCSSRLIVPKAAIFQTQTYLASGKTKTIRHMVANVRGNHIASGSTDTWNGKTLKIPPVTPSILDCCIIRVDYSLAVYIHIPGAKKLMLELPLVIGTIPYNGFGSRNSSIASQFSMDMSWLTLTLPEQPEAPPNYADVVSEEEFSRHIPSYPQPPNCEGEVCCPMFACIQEFRFQPPPLYAEVDPHPSDVEETQPVSFIL from the exons ATGGGCGGCGAGGCTGGGTGCGCGGCGGCCGTGGGTGCCGAGGGCCGCGTAAAGAGCCTGGGTCTGGTGTTCGAGGACGAGCGCAAGGGCTGCTACTCCAGTGGCGAGACGGTGGCCGGGCACGTGCTGCTGGAGGCGTCCGAGCCGGTGGCCCTGCGCGCGCTGCGCCTGGAGGCCCAGGGCCGCGCCACCGCCGCCTGGGGCCCGAGCGCCGGCCCCTGCGCCTCGGCCAGCGCCTCAGCCCTGGCTGTCTTCTCGGAGGTGGAGTACCTGAACGTGCGCCTCAGCCTGCGGGAGCCCCCGGCCG GTGAAGGCATCATTTTATtacagcctggaaaacatgaaTTTCCATTTCGCTTTCAACTTCCATCTGA ACCTTTGGTCACCTCGTTTACTGGGAAATATGGAAGCATTCAGTACTGTGTCCGGGCAGTGTTGGAACGACCCAAGGTACCTGATCAGAGTGTAAAGAGGGAACTGCAGGTTGTTAGTCATGTCGATGTCAACACACCAGCATTACTA ACCCCTGTATTGAAAACTCAAGAGAAAATGGTTGGCTGTTGGTTTTTCACTTCTGGTCCAGTCTCGCTGAGTGCCAAAATTGAAAGAAAGGGATACTGTAATG gagAAGCTATTCCAATCTATGCAGAAATAGAGAATTGTTCCTCTCGTCTGATTGTTCCAAAGGCTGCTATTTTCCAAACCCAGACGTATTTGGCTAGTGGAAAAACAAAGACCATTCGACACATGGTTGCCAATGTGCGAGGAAACCACATCGCTTCCGGGAGCACGGACACATGGAATGGGAAAACGCTCAAAATTCCACCTGTCACTCCATCCATCCTGGATTGCTGCATTATCAGAGTGGACTATTCCTTAGCT GTGTACATTCACATTCCTGGTGCTAAAAAATTGATGCTTGAACTGCCATTAGTGATTGGTACAATTCCATATAATGGTTTTGGCAGCAGAAACTCCAGCATTGCCAGCCAGTTCAGTATGGATATGAGCTGGTTGACACTGACCCTGCCAGAACAGCCTGAAG CACCACCAAATTATGCAGATGTGGTATCAGAGGAAGAATTCTCTAGACACATTCCTTCTTACCCTCAGCCCCCTAACTGTGAGGGAGAAGTGTGCTGTCCTATGTTTGCCTGTATACAGGAATTCCGGTTTCAACCCCCACCTCTTTATGCAGAG GTTGATCCACATCCTAGCGATGTAGAAGAGACCCAGCCTGTTTCCTTCATTCTCTGA